One segment of Paenibacillus sp. FSL R7-0337 DNA contains the following:
- a CDS encoding BtrH N-terminal domain-containing protein gives MKSVILPMYEPKLNTYNVYAALFSIIAKDESYLPWFYSNFISIGINTCDDTLYFTDHFTFFEYGEGLTSCPWLEVYKPPHKTIYNQYSYNIMEVLTSYLDHNKYIWLYLDQFYIPQSTHYQKMHKEHSVLVYGYDDATNLFYIADNLDNGKFIKTVISYQQLIKAWESDICEHFRRLFRVIGSKQGDYNISNKHLRNQIEGYLSSKCIDYGIYWDQVPVDGPHAYVQNIKYWIFGHEVYSYIRQLIQHVKEMNGHNSLDIRIPHLLWEHKKCMAGRINYLNLGKYDLYREYEKVVNNSLTIRNLTIKYNLTEKKSILDDIDTRINEVVYTEDIVLRKLIELL, from the coding sequence ATGAAAAGCGTTATTCTTCCGATGTATGAACCGAAATTAAATACATACAATGTATATGCTGCCTTATTTTCAATTATCGCTAAAGATGAAAGTTATCTACCCTGGTTTTATAGCAATTTTATATCTATAGGAATTAACACTTGTGATGATACTTTGTATTTTACTGATCATTTCACATTTTTTGAGTATGGGGAAGGATTAACATCATGTCCATGGTTAGAGGTTTACAAACCCCCCCATAAAACCATTTACAATCAATATTCATATAACATCATGGAGGTTTTAACTAGTTATTTGGATCATAACAAGTACATTTGGCTCTATTTAGATCAATTCTATATCCCACAAAGTACCCATTATCAAAAAATGCACAAAGAACATTCTGTACTTGTATATGGGTATGATGATGCAACTAATTTATTTTACATAGCAGACAATTTAGACAATGGCAAATTTATAAAAACAGTGATTTCATATCAACAATTAATAAAAGCTTGGGAAAGCGATATTTGTGAACATTTCCGCAGATTGTTCCGGGTGATTGGTAGTAAACAAGGCGATTATAATATTAGCAACAAACATCTCAGAAATCAAATAGAAGGTTATTTATCATCAAAGTGTATTGATTATGGAATTTACTGGGATCAAGTTCCGGTGGATGGTCCTCATGCTTATGTTCAGAATATAAAATATTGGATTTTTGGCCATGAAGTTTATAGCTACATACGGCAGTTGATCCAGCATGTAAAAGAGATGAATGGTCATAATAGTTTGGATATCCGTATTCCGCATCTTTTATGGGAACATAAGAAGTGCATGGCTGGACGAATTAATTATCTGAATTTAGGAAAATACGATTTGTATAGAGAATATGAGAAAGTTGTAAATAACTCATTAACTATCCGGAACCTGACTATTAAATATAATCTAACTGAAAAAAAAAGTATCTTAGACGATATAGACACTCGAATTAATGAAGTTGTATATACCGAAGATATTGTGTTAAGAAAACTGATTGAATTGCTATAG
- a CDS encoding response regulator, with amino-acid sequence MSINVLLVDDEAVDLEWLRRRVLFSEHDIAVVGTANSGFNALKIMEQVRVDIILSDIHMPIMKGTEFARRARQVNPKLKIVFISGDEDFSFAKETIEINASGYLLKPVMDKELYQILGSLCSAIEQE; translated from the coding sequence ATGAGTATAAATGTGTTACTTGTAGATGATGAAGCTGTGGATTTAGAGTGGTTGCGTCGTCGAGTGCTTTTCAGCGAACACGATATCGCAGTAGTGGGGACAGCAAATAGCGGATTCAATGCGCTTAAGATTATGGAGCAAGTACGGGTAGACATCATTTTGTCCGATATACACATGCCCATTATGAAAGGAACGGAGTTTGCACGCAGGGCTAGGCAAGTTAACCCAAAGTTAAAAATAGTATTCATTAGCGGAGATGAGGATTTTAGCTTTGCCAAGGAGACAATTGAGATTAATGCCTCCGGCTATTTGCTTAAACCTGTTATGGACAAGGAACTGTACCAAATCCTAGGGTCCTTGTGCTCAGCCATAGAACAGGAGTGA
- a CDS encoding helix-turn-helix domain-containing protein yields MIKDGEHFFFFWNLRKQTFHLKQNLFELSGDHFTLLLKHFISVFATGSPSVRPMELSPFVDQLFRSLLPYGTLHLFLPSVHNGLCIDVQIVAIACEDPKVCGRPVSHWTPREVQNEAVKRGDVETISVRQVGRFLKMSRIFVPTAARDG; encoded by the coding sequence ATGATTAAAGACGGTGAGCATTTCTTTTTTTTCTGGAATTTGCGCAAACAGACGTTCCACCTCAAACAGAATCTCTTCGAGCTGTCTGGCGATCATTTCACACTGCTCTTGAAGCATTTTATCTCTGTTTTTGCTACCGGAAGCCCTTCGGTGAGACCGATGGAGCTTTCGCCATTTGTCGATCAGCTGTTCCGCTCACTTCTACCCTACGGCACTCTTCACCTCTTTCTTCCATCGGTTCACAATGGCCTCTGTATCGATGTACAAATCGTCGCGATTGCCTGCGAAGATCCGAAGGTTTGCGGACGTCCCGTTAGTCACTGGACCCCGCGTGAAGTTCAGAATGAGGCAGTGAAACGAGGCGATGTGGAGACGATTTCCGTCCGGCAGGTGGGTCGTTTTTTAAAAATGAGTCGGATCTTCGTCCCCACCGCTGCCAGGGATGGCTGA
- a CDS encoding ABC transporter permease subunit — protein MKLKQYRFWHKVKKNRTLLLMLTPSVLFFLVFAYVPMVGIVLAFKQYNYIAGIFNSPWNGLDNFKFFFGSGDAWRVTRNTALYNIAFIIVNNVLQIFAGILLFEVAGKWFRKVTQTILFLPYFISWVVVGAITYNLFNFDVGTINVLLKGLGMQPIDIYNTASYWPVILIVVSAWKALGYGTIIYLAAITSIDSEMYEAAEIDGANIFQRILQITIPNLIPTVIILVLLAIGNIFHGDFGMFYNMVGNNGLLFSSTDVIDTFVFRSLITSNEIGMSAAAGFYQSILGFATIMLANYAVRNYDKDRALF, from the coding sequence ATGAAACTTAAACAATATAGGTTCTGGCATAAAGTTAAAAAGAATAGAACCTTGCTTCTTATGTTGACTCCTTCGGTTTTGTTTTTTCTGGTGTTCGCATACGTACCTATGGTGGGAATTGTACTAGCGTTTAAGCAATACAACTATATCGCTGGCATCTTTAACAGTCCATGGAACGGGCTAGACAACTTTAAATTTTTCTTTGGTTCTGGTGACGCATGGCGCGTGACGCGAAACACTGCGCTGTACAATATTGCTTTTATTATTGTTAATAATGTGCTGCAGATCTTTGCAGGCATCCTTCTTTTCGAGGTTGCAGGCAAATGGTTCCGGAAGGTTACGCAAACTATTCTATTCCTACCTTACTTCATATCTTGGGTAGTGGTTGGAGCTATTACCTACAACCTGTTTAACTTCGATGTTGGTACAATTAATGTACTGCTGAAGGGATTAGGCATGCAGCCGATTGATATTTACAACACTGCATCCTACTGGCCGGTTATTCTTATAGTTGTGTCCGCCTGGAAAGCGCTTGGTTACGGAACAATTATATATCTTGCAGCAATCACCAGCATTGATAGCGAAATGTATGAAGCAGCTGAAATTGACGGTGCAAACATATTCCAGCGCATTTTGCAAATTACAATTCCGAACCTGATCCCGACGGTGATCATCCTGGTGCTGTTGGCTATTGGAAACATCTTCCACGGCGATTTTGGCATGTTTTACAACATGGTCGGCAACAACGGCCTGTTGTTCTCATCTACCGATGTTATCGACACTTTCGTCTTCCGCTCGTTGATCACTTCTAATGAAATCGGAATGTCTGCTGCGGCCGGTTTCTATCAATCGATACTTGGATTTGCGACTATCATGCTCGCCAACTACGCGGTACGCAATTACGATAAAGACCGTGCCCTATTCTAG
- a CDS encoding carbohydrate ABC transporter permease: MSIIGYVTLTMLAIICIVPFLLVVSASLSEESSIIEKGFQLIPSTISTKTYSLLFKYPTEMLRAYTVSITVTLIGTVLGLFLTSMTAYVLSRRDFEWRSRFSFYFFFTTLFSGGLVPTYLLIINFLHLKDTLLVLILPMLMNVFYIIVMKSFMSSIPNAITESAKIDGAGDFRIFMQLIVPLSKPALATIGLFIALSYWNDWYNALLFISKSELMPLQYYLYKILGNMDGMRKAMMASGAVVNSDLPTESLKMAMTIVATGPIMLAYPFIQKYFVQGLTVGAVK; the protein is encoded by the coding sequence ATGTCAATTATCGGATATGTGACACTTACAATGCTCGCTATAATCTGCATCGTTCCTTTCTTGCTAGTGGTATCAGCTTCACTAAGTGAAGAAAGTTCCATTATTGAGAAAGGTTTTCAGCTTATCCCGTCTACCATTTCCACAAAAACCTATAGCTTGCTGTTCAAGTATCCAACTGAAATGCTCAGAGCTTACACTGTGTCTATCACCGTTACATTAATCGGCACCGTGCTGGGATTGTTTTTGACCTCCATGACGGCATATGTATTGTCCCGGAGAGACTTTGAATGGCGCAGCCGCTTCTCGTTCTACTTCTTCTTCACTACCTTATTCAGTGGTGGATTGGTTCCTACGTATCTGTTAATTATCAACTTCCTGCATCTCAAAGACACGTTGTTGGTGTTGATTCTGCCGATGCTGATGAACGTGTTCTATATCATAGTTATGAAATCGTTTATGAGCAGCATCCCTAATGCCATTACGGAATCTGCCAAAATTGACGGAGCTGGCGACTTCCGGATTTTCATGCAGCTGATTGTGCCTTTGTCCAAGCCTGCGCTGGCTACCATCGGCCTGTTCATCGCACTTTCCTACTGGAATGACTGGTATAATGCATTGCTCTTTATTTCCAAGTCCGAGTTGATGCCGCTTCAATACTATCTCTACAAAATACTGGGCAACATGGATGGCATGCGTAAAGCCATGATGGCCTCGGGTGCGGTAGTGAATTCCGATCTGCCTACGGAAAGCTTGAAGATGGCTATGACCATTGTGGCTACAGGACCTATCATGCTTGCGTATCCATTCATTCAAAAGTATTTTGTGCAAGGGCTCACGGTTGGTGCTGTCAAATGA
- a CDS encoding ABC transporter substrate-binding protein, translating into MTNKKKKLTVTLATMMTLGTILSACGGGNNNNKAAEVSNGGATATEGAATNSAASDTSKEVKLKMLLVGVQPGDYDKVFGELNTKLKENINASVEAEFLGWSDWTQKYPLKFIANEDFDLVYTANWAFYNDQALKGGFLELTDDILSKYMPKTWEAMPKVNWEQAKVDDKLYMVPNNNVEVTDKVVLYREDLRKKYNLPKIDSPETYAKYLKTVAKNEKGMYAFGAKPADGWKFHELDQSLLEQNNNFNLVDANLLPLAYKLDDTTGKVFNIYDTPEFTSLLKYYKDLADNGAWSKNVVNNKNDVWQDIKAEKVSSYAHNLGTLAANLAEMRRDKPDVEMGIADLTPDKKKIAAISTQNGMSIHATSKNAERSLMLIDLLQNDKEIHDLTMYGIAGTNYVPQGDDKFTAGPAAANYTGFSNWGWNSPLNRQDAAYPKEADDMFNAWQSSIYHFPLETFVFDSARVKNEVANIGNLMLRYAIPLEYGLNDDIEKGQADLIKQLKAAGIDKVQTEMQSQIDSFLAPQNNR; encoded by the coding sequence ATGACAAACAAGAAAAAGAAACTTACAGTTACTCTGGCAACGATGATGACACTGGGTACAATCCTGAGTGCATGCGGAGGCGGCAACAACAACAATAAAGCTGCAGAAGTCTCAAACGGTGGAGCGACAGCTACAGAAGGGGCAGCCACGAATTCTGCCGCTTCTGACACTTCAAAAGAAGTCAAACTTAAAATGCTCCTGGTCGGCGTCCAGCCTGGCGACTACGACAAGGTATTCGGAGAACTCAACACTAAATTGAAAGAAAACATCAATGCTTCTGTAGAAGCAGAATTCCTCGGCTGGTCAGACTGGACACAGAAGTACCCGCTAAAATTCATAGCTAATGAGGATTTTGACCTCGTGTACACAGCAAACTGGGCCTTCTATAACGATCAGGCACTCAAAGGCGGATTTCTAGAGCTGACGGATGATATACTGTCCAAGTACATGCCAAAAACTTGGGAAGCTATGCCTAAAGTGAACTGGGAGCAAGCGAAAGTGGATGACAAGCTCTACATGGTTCCGAACAATAACGTTGAGGTTACCGACAAAGTTGTATTGTACCGTGAAGACCTGCGCAAGAAGTACAATCTTCCGAAAATCGACAGTCCTGAAACCTATGCCAAATATTTGAAAACGGTTGCTAAGAACGAAAAAGGAATGTATGCTTTCGGAGCTAAACCTGCCGACGGCTGGAAGTTCCATGAGTTGGACCAAAGCCTACTTGAGCAGAACAACAACTTTAATTTGGTGGATGCGAACCTGCTGCCTCTGGCTTACAAGCTGGATGATACGACTGGAAAAGTCTTCAACATTTATGACACTCCAGAATTCACATCTTTGCTTAAATACTATAAAGATCTGGCCGACAATGGCGCATGGTCCAAAAACGTAGTGAACAACAAAAATGATGTTTGGCAGGATATCAAAGCAGAAAAGGTTTCCTCTTATGCCCACAACCTGGGTACTTTAGCGGCTAACCTTGCAGAAATGCGCCGTGACAAACCGGATGTGGAAATGGGCATTGCCGACCTAACTCCGGACAAGAAGAAGATCGCTGCCATCTCGACCCAGAACGGTATGTCTATCCATGCAACCTCGAAGAACGCTGAGCGTTCCCTGATGCTGATTGATCTGCTGCAGAATGACAAGGAAATTCACGATCTGACTATGTACGGTATTGCCGGAACTAACTATGTTCCTCAAGGCGATGATAAGTTCACTGCTGGCCCTGCGGCCGCAAATTACACAGGCTTCTCGAACTGGGGCTGGAATTCCCCTCTGAACCGTCAAGATGCAGCTTATCCGAAAGAAGCCGATGATATGTTCAACGCTTGGCAGTCCAGCATCTACCACTTCCCGCTGGAAACCTTTGTCTTCGACTCAGCAAGAGTGAAGAACGAAGTGGCGAATATCGGCAACTTAATGCTTCGTTACGCTATTCCATTGGAATATGGTTTGAACGATGATATCGAAAAAGGCCAGGCTGACCTAATCAAGCAGTTGAAAGCAGCTGGCATTGACAAAGTTCAGACTGAGATGCAATCCCAAATCGATTCTTTCCTTGCTCCTCAAAATAATAGATAA
- a CDS encoding FAD:protein FMN transferase, translated as MEKKIIQLMGTVITMVVHHQNAAALLADAEQQLIDYEQRFSANNPSSALMQINNQAGKSPVIVDTDLFELIAIGKRESLVADSLLNIAIGPLVKAWKIGFAGAQHPPEAVIAECRQLIDPHHIQLDEERKTVFLEKERMEVDLGALAKGYFADRIVEVFKRQGASAGFIDLGGNVLTFGENPASEDGLWRVGIQNPQLPRGNYALVLKLKNQSIVTSGVYERKLEVAGRKYHHIFDGQTGYPVQSDVASLTIVTEQSLEGEIGSTRLFGKRAAEIIRTLNSTAEIEGIVITEHNELAVTDALRAYMEHL; from the coding sequence ATGGAAAAGAAAATTATACAGCTCATGGGAACGGTTATTACGATGGTCGTTCATCATCAGAATGCAGCGGCGCTCTTGGCGGATGCGGAGCAGCAGCTGATTGACTACGAGCAGCGCTTCAGTGCGAATAATCCGAGCTCGGCGCTCATGCAGATTAATAACCAAGCCGGGAAGAGTCCCGTAATTGTCGATACGGATCTGTTCGAGCTGATTGCAATCGGGAAGAGGGAGAGTCTCGTAGCAGACAGTCTGCTGAACATCGCGATTGGTCCCTTAGTCAAGGCGTGGAAGATCGGGTTTGCAGGGGCGCAGCATCCTCCGGAAGCGGTCATTGCGGAGTGTCGGCAGCTTATCGATCCGCATCATATTCAATTGGATGAGGAACGGAAGACTGTTTTCCTGGAAAAGGAAAGGATGGAGGTTGATCTGGGTGCGCTGGCCAAAGGGTACTTTGCAGATCGAATTGTGGAGGTATTCAAGCGTCAGGGGGCGAGCGCAGGGTTCATCGATCTAGGTGGGAATGTGCTGACTTTTGGTGAGAACCCGGCGTCTGAAGACGGGTTATGGCGGGTCGGGATTCAGAATCCACAGCTACCGCGAGGGAATTATGCGTTGGTCTTGAAATTGAAGAACCAATCCATTGTGACTTCTGGCGTGTATGAGCGGAAGTTGGAGGTTGCGGGCCGGAAGTACCATCATATTTTTGACGGACAAACGGGGTACCCGGTACAGAGCGATGTAGCAAGCTTGACAATTGTAACGGAGCAGTCATTGGAGGGAGAGATTGGTTCTACCCGTCTATTTGGCAAGCGTGCGGCCGAGATCATTCGTACGCTGAATTCGACCGCTGAGATTGAGGGTATCGTGATCACGGAACATAACGAGCTGGCTGTTACGGATGCTCTGCGTGCATACATGGAACATCTGTAG
- a CDS encoding LysR family transcriptional regulator → MTTIDSSNILHYLDAILKHGSYTKAAKDLYVSQPYLTQLIKRIEHEIGTEILNRQTSPLQLTEAGKLYYQYLMSLEMAQEQFHKRIAHYSIRDTQTIKLGILSSLGSYLLPLFLPDFMKNYPSIKIEIQEDYSEVNEIRVLNHELDFFIGQNPETLSPNLNVVSWGPHGYYAVVTEDSPLYDINPKTLEESHANLKLLLQSPLVLTKKGSSIRRQLDHLFQKFKIKPTVILESTNIFTTLELAKKGVGIAFVPYSICMSEVPQGYRLLPLSLDLLSLDYFIAYSKNKPLSSVEQDLIALFTTDVPCMHAEHP, encoded by the coding sequence ATGACTACGATTGATTCTTCCAATATCCTTCATTATCTTGACGCGATTCTCAAGCACGGAAGCTATACTAAGGCCGCCAAGGACCTGTATGTTTCGCAACCTTACCTCACGCAGCTTATCAAGCGAATCGAGCATGAAATCGGCACAGAAATTTTGAATCGACAGACCTCTCCCTTGCAACTAACTGAGGCAGGCAAGCTGTACTATCAGTATCTGATGTCCCTTGAAATGGCGCAGGAACAATTCCACAAACGAATCGCTCACTATTCCATAAGAGACACCCAGACGATCAAGCTCGGTATCTTGTCCAGCTTAGGTTCGTATTTATTGCCTTTGTTTTTGCCCGATTTCATGAAAAATTACCCGTCTATTAAGATCGAGATTCAAGAGGATTACTCCGAGGTCAATGAAATCCGCGTGTTGAACCATGAACTGGATTTTTTTATCGGACAAAATCCAGAGACCCTCTCGCCCAATCTGAATGTTGTCTCATGGGGGCCTCATGGTTATTATGCGGTGGTGACAGAGGACTCCCCGTTGTATGACATTAATCCGAAGACGTTAGAGGAGAGCCATGCCAATCTGAAGCTGCTGCTGCAAAGTCCCCTTGTGCTGACCAAAAAAGGTTCTTCGATTCGCCGGCAGCTTGATCACCTATTTCAGAAGTTTAAGATCAAACCAACTGTTATATTGGAAAGCACGAATATTTTCACCACGCTGGAGTTAGCCAAGAAAGGCGTTGGTATCGCATTCGTCCCCTATAGTATCTGCATGTCGGAAGTCCCTCAGGGCTACCGCCTGTTGCCCTTATCACTGGATTTGTTGTCGCTCGATTATTTTATTGCCTATTCCAAAAACAAACCTCTATCTTCGGTGGAACAAGATTTGATCGCACTCTTTACTACAGATGTTCCATGTATGCACGCAGAGCATCCGTAA
- a CDS encoding NADPH-dependent FMN reductase, giving the protein MKLIGIVGTNSNTSTNRKLLQFMRKHFSSQAEIEVCEIKHLPAFDEPEDRQAPTEVQALCEQIAAADGVIISTPEYDHTIPAALKSAMEWISYTTRPLINKPVLIVGASHGLLGTSRAQMHLRQILDAPELKARVLPSSEFLLGHSLAAFDESGDLVYANKVQELEEIFEEFQLFVKINQQLVKENHFKTEQSKAFSWESVIWGGERA; this is encoded by the coding sequence ATGAAACTAATCGGTATTGTCGGAACGAACTCGAATACTTCGACGAATCGCAAGCTGTTGCAATTTATGCGTAAGCATTTTTCCAGCCAGGCGGAGATTGAGGTCTGCGAGATTAAGCACCTCCCTGCTTTTGATGAACCGGAAGATCGTCAGGCGCCCACTGAAGTACAAGCCTTATGCGAGCAGATTGCGGCAGCGGATGGCGTCATTATCTCGACCCCGGAATACGATCATACCATCCCAGCGGCGCTCAAGAGCGCCATGGAATGGATCTCGTATACCACCCGCCCTTTGATTAACAAACCAGTTCTGATCGTGGGTGCTTCCCACGGTTTGCTTGGTACATCTCGTGCCCAGATGCATCTACGTCAGATTCTGGATGCTCCAGAGCTTAAGGCTCGCGTTCTGCCGAGCTCGGAATTTTTGTTGGGACATTCACTTGCCGCTTTTGACGAGTCAGGTGATCTGGTCTACGCAAATAAGGTTCAGGAGCTGGAGGAGATCTTCGAAGAGTTCCAATTGTTCGTGAAGATTAACCAACAGTTGGTTAAAGAGAACCACTTCAAGACAGAGCAAAGCAAAGCATTTAGCTGGGAATCGGTAATCTGGGGAGGCGAACGGGCATGA
- a CDS encoding flavocytochrome c — MKFVGIVGTNASKSYNRKLLEFMKSHFSEKVDIEILELKGVPMFNESDDQSQSPIIQNFNTKITEADGVIIATPEHNHSVPSALKSILEWLSWNLHPFDGKPVMVVGAAYDMQGSSRAQLHLRQILDAPGVNASVMPGSEFLLGRANEAFDEAGKIKSERTVDFLESCFHRFMRFAKIANLLNVPEDVSFEPGTYEVKAVGHNGDLPMIVEMSSTRIEKIDIDTAGESQGIADVVFTRIPSQIIEGQTLNVDILSGASVTSNGVIDGVAKAVKMAGANPDVLKKRPKAQSAINHGDEEYTADVVVVGAGGAGLAAAASVLQQGKKVIIVEKFPAIGGNTVRTGGPMNAADPEWQRKFAAIPGEGHTIEELAATPEEQVDAEYLADFRIFKQQVADYLRDTKEGKEFLFDSAIFHRMQTYFGGKRNDLQGYSIYGQYDLVKVLTDQALASVKWLEELGVEFDYNEVTMPVGALWRRGHKPVKHEGYAFVAALEQFVRAQGGQILTDTPVKRLIIEADGRVSGVIGTGVAGQTVTVHAPAVVLASGGFGANTQMLKQYNTYWNEIDDDIKTSNSPAITGDGILLGQSAGADLVGMGFSQMMPVSDPQTGALFSGLQVPPQNFVMVNQQGKRFVNEYGSRDQLSIAAINNGGLFYLIADDKIKETAYNTNQAKIDKQVERGTLFRADTLEELAQQIHIDPTTLVDTIAMYNSYVDQGHDPEFGKNAFDLKVAVAPFYATPRKPAVHHTMGGLKIDTQTHVLRESGQIIPGLYAAGEVAGGIHAGNRLGGNSLTDIFTFGRIAGRTAVEEQAVLSKL; from the coding sequence ATGAAATTTGTCGGAATTGTAGGAACCAACGCGTCGAAGTCTTATAATCGGAAGCTACTGGAATTTATGAAGTCTCATTTTAGCGAAAAAGTGGACATTGAAATTCTGGAACTGAAGGGTGTCCCGATGTTTAATGAATCGGACGATCAATCGCAGAGTCCGATTATTCAGAACTTTAACACGAAGATTACGGAAGCGGATGGTGTCATTATCGCTACACCGGAGCATAATCACTCGGTCCCCTCCGCACTGAAAAGTATTCTGGAATGGTTGTCTTGGAATCTTCACCCGTTCGATGGCAAACCGGTCATGGTTGTCGGTGCGGCGTATGATATGCAGGGGTCCTCCCGTGCACAACTACATCTGCGTCAGATTCTAGATGCACCCGGTGTCAATGCTAGCGTGATGCCTGGCTCGGAGTTCCTGTTGGGCCGTGCGAATGAAGCCTTTGATGAAGCGGGGAAGATCAAGTCGGAGCGGACGGTTGATTTCTTGGAGAGTTGCTTCCATCGTTTTATGCGTTTTGCCAAAATCGCTAATCTGCTGAATGTCCCTGAAGACGTTAGCTTTGAACCGGGAACCTATGAGGTAAAGGCGGTCGGACATAACGGTGATCTGCCGATGATCGTTGAGATGAGTTCGACTCGTATAGAGAAGATCGACATCGATACAGCGGGCGAATCACAGGGGATTGCGGATGTGGTATTTACCCGGATTCCGAGTCAGATCATCGAAGGACAGACGCTGAACGTGGATATTTTGTCCGGCGCATCCGTCACTAGCAATGGGGTCATCGACGGAGTAGCGAAGGCGGTCAAGATGGCAGGCGCCAACCCGGATGTATTAAAAAAACGGCCAAAAGCACAGAGTGCGATCAATCACGGCGACGAAGAGTATACAGCGGACGTTGTGGTCGTTGGTGCGGGTGGTGCAGGACTCGCAGCAGCAGCCAGCGTGCTTCAGCAGGGCAAGAAGGTTATCATCGTCGAGAAGTTCCCAGCCATAGGTGGTAATACGGTACGAACAGGTGGTCCAATGAACGCTGCCGATCCAGAGTGGCAACGTAAATTTGCGGCGATTCCGGGTGAAGGTCATACGATTGAAGAGCTGGCAGCAACCCCGGAAGAACAGGTAGATGCCGAGTATCTCGCGGACTTCCGTATCTTCAAACAACAGGTGGCTGATTATCTCCGCGATACGAAAGAGGGCAAAGAATTCTTGTTCGACTCCGCGATCTTCCACCGGATGCAGACCTATTTCGGCGGCAAACGGAACGACCTTCAGGGGTATTCCATTTACGGGCAATATGATCTGGTTAAGGTATTAACCGATCAGGCGCTAGCCTCCGTTAAATGGTTGGAGGAACTGGGTGTCGAATTTGACTATAACGAAGTGACCATGCCGGTAGGAGCGTTGTGGCGCCGTGGACATAAACCAGTGAAGCATGAAGGCTATGCCTTCGTAGCGGCTTTAGAGCAATTTGTCCGTGCACAGGGTGGTCAGATCCTCACCGATACTCCGGTGAAGCGACTGATTATCGAAGCAGACGGCCGAGTTAGCGGCGTAATTGGTACCGGAGTAGCCGGGCAAACGGTAACGGTTCATGCGCCGGCGGTGGTGCTGGCTTCCGGTGGCTTTGGGGCCAATACGCAGATGCTGAAGCAGTACAATACGTACTGGAACGAGATCGATGACGACATCAAGACCTCGAATTCTCCGGCGATTACCGGCGATGGTATTCTGCTGGGACAAAGTGCGGGCGCTGATCTGGTCGGCATGGGCTTCTCGCAAATGATGCCAGTGTCCGATCCGCAGACGGGCGCCTTGTTTAGCGGGTTGCAAGTGCCGCCGCAGAACTTTGTCATGGTCAATCAGCAGGGCAAACGTTTCGTCAACGAATATGGTAGCCGCGATCAGTTGTCGATAGCAGCAATCAATAACGGAGGCCTGTTCTATCTGATTGCGGATGACAAGATCAAGGAGACGGCCTATAACACAAATCAAGCGAAGATCGATAAGCAGGTGGAGCGAGGCACGCTATTCAGAGCGGACACACTGGAGGAGCTGGCCCAGCAAATTCATATCGATCCGACTACGCTAGTGGATACGATCGCGATGTACAACTCTTACGTTGATCAGGGACATGATCCGGAATTTGGTAAAAATGCGTTCGATCTTAAGGTTGCAGTGGCTCCGTTCTATGCGACACCTCGTAAGCCAGCTGTTCACCATACGATGGGCGGACTCAAGATTGATACACAGACGCATGTTCTTCGCGAATCTGGCCAGATCATCCCGGGGTTGTACGCAGCCGGTGAGGTGGCAGGCGGTATCCATGCCGGTAACCGTCTAGGTGGTAACTCGCTCACCGACATTTTCACATTCGGTCGAATTGCCGGACGGACAGCTGTTGAGGAGCAGGCTGTTTTGTCGAAGTTATGA